A stretch of the Pseudorasbora parva isolate DD20220531a chromosome 13, ASM2467924v1, whole genome shotgun sequence genome encodes the following:
- the ampd1 gene encoding AMP deaminase 1: MPKVAVPETDDRMRALAERVFASETKDEDVREEISLFDVAEDCPILNQELAYHVTEDDDIEKRKKYLSRAHPVLDEKPTYLEVPDFQRVSITGDYAAGVTMDDFELSCKGLYRALSIREKYMKLAFQRFPNTPSQFLRKIEGEQWKPEDQVHPVFSSPPKAGEDPFCTKDFPPNLGYVARMKDGVIYVYKDAASADKNQPLNHPGPDLATFIDDMNFLIALISQGPVKTYTHRRLKFLMSKFNVHEMLNEMEEMKELKKNPHRDFYNCRKVDTHIHAAACMNQKHLLRFIKKSYRVDADRVVQVLKGKEVTMKELFASLNLHPYDLTVDSLDVHAGRQTFQRFDKFNAKYNPVGASELRDLYMKTENHLSGEYFATIIKEVASDLEDARYQYAEPRLSIYGCNPNEWTKLSSWFNKHRVFSPHFKWMIQVPRIYDIFRAKNFVPHFGKMLENIFLPVFQATIDPNSNPELSVFLKHVTGFDSVDDESKHSGHMFSTKSPKPEEWDIVKNPSYTYWIYYMYANIALLNQLRKERGMNTFQFRPHCGEAGAVTHLLACFMTADNISHGLNLKKSPVLQYLYYLAQVPIAMSPLSNNSLFLEYNKNPLPEFHKKGLVVSLSTDDPMQFHYTKEPLMEEYAIAAQVFKLSTCDMCEIARNSVLQSGLSNEEKVHFLGANYLKDGPEGNDIRKTNVAQIRMAYRYETQCYELNLIKEGMMAD, from the exons ATGCCCAAAGTCGCTGTGCCCG aAACGGATGATCGTATGCGTGCGCTCGCAGAGCGTGTGTTTGCATCGGAAACCAAAGATGAAGACGTCCGTGAGGAGATCTCCCTGTTTGATGTGGCTGAGGATTGCCCTATCCTCAACCAGGAGCTGGCCTATCATGTAACCGAGGATGACGACATAGAAAAGCG TAAGAAGTATCTCAGCCGCGCTCATCCTGTGCTAGACGAGAAACCAACTTATTTGGAAGTGCCTGATTTCCAGAGAGTGTCCATCACTGGTGACTATGCTGCTGGG GTAACCATGGATGACTTCGAGCTGTCCTGTAAGGGTCTGTACCGTGCCCTGTCCATCAGAGAGAAGTACATGAAACTTGCTTTCCAGAGATTCCCCAACACTCCATCTCAGTTCTTACGCAAAATTGAAGGAGAGCAGTGGAAACCAGAAGATCAGGTGCATCCAG TCTTTAGCTCTCCTCCTAAGGCTGGTGAGGATCCTTTCTGCACAAAGGACTTCCCACCCAACCTCGGCTACGTTGCTCGCATGAAGGATGGTGTTATCTACGTCTACAAAGATGCAGCATCTGCAGATAAAAACCAACCTCTAAACCACCCTGGTCCAGACCTTGCCACTTTCATCGATGACATGAACTTCCTCATCGCCTTGATTTCCCAGGGCCCAGT AAAGACGTACACTCATCGTCGTCTTAAGTTCCTAATGTCAAAATTCAATGTACATGAGATGTTAAACGAGATGGAGGAAATGAAAGAGCTGAAGAAAAATCCCCACAGAGACTTTTACAACTGTAGAAAG GTTGATACTCATATCCACGCTGCAGCCTGCATGAACCAGAAGCATCTCCTCCGCTTCATCAAGAAATCCTACCGTGTGGATGCAGATCGGGTGGTGCAAGTTTTGAAGGGCAAGGAAGTGACCATGAAGGAGCTTTTTGCATCTCTTAACCTGCACCCCTATGACTTGACTGTGGATTCCCTGGATGTGCATGCT GGCAGACAAACCTTCCAGCGTTTTGATAAATTCAATGCCAAGTACAATCCTGTGGGTGCCAGTGAGCTGCGTGATCTTTATATGAAAACTGAGAACCACTTATCTGGAGAGTATTTTGCCACCATTATCAAG GAAGTTGCTAGTGACCTGGAGGATGCCAGATACCAGTACGCAGAGCCCCGTCTGTCCATCTACGGTTGTAACCCTAATGAGTGGACTAAGCTTTCCAGCTGGTTCAACAAGCACAGAGTCTTTTCTCCTCACTTCAAGTGGATGATTCAAGTGCCCCGAATCTA TGACATTTTCAGAGCCAAGAACTTTGTGCCACACTTTGGAAAGATGTTGGAAAACATCTTCCTCCCTGTTTTCCAGGCCACCATTGACCCGAACTCCAACCCAGAGCTTAGTGTCTTCTTGAAGCAT GTGACAGGCTTTGACAGTGTGGATGATGAATCCAAGCACAGCGGTCACATGTTCTCCACAAAGAGCCCCAAGCCTGAGGAGTGGGACATTGTAAAGAACCCCTCATACACTTACTGGATTTACTACATGTATGCAAACATCGCTCTACTCAACCAGCTACGCAA GGAAAGAGGTATGAACACATTCCAGTTCAGACCTCACTGTGGAGAGGCTGGAGCTGTCACTCACCTGCTGGCCTGCTTTATGACTGCAGACAACATCTCTCATGGCCTTAACCTCAAGAAG AGCCCTGTCCTGCAGTACCTGTATTACCTGGCCCAGGTTCCTATTGCCATGTCACCACTCAGCAACAACAGTCTGTTCCTAGAGTACAACAAGAACCCTCTGCCGGAGTTCCACAAGAAGGGACTGGTAGTCTCCCTGTCCACAGATGACCCCATGCAGTTTCACTACACCAAG GAGCCCCTGATGGAGGAGTATGCCATTGCAGCCCAGGTGTTCAAACTTAGCACCTGTGACATGTGTGAGATTGCAAGGAACAGTGTCCTCCAGAGCGGCCTGTCCAATGAG gAAAAGGTTCACTTTCTTGGTGCCAACTACTTGAAGGATGGTCCAGAGGGCAACGATATCCGCAAAACCAACGTGGCTCAGATTCGCATGGCCTACCGCTACGAGACCCAGTGCTATGAGCTGAACCTCATTAAAGAGGGCATGATGGCTGACTAA